In Cryptococcus neoformans var. neoformans JEC21 chromosome 5 sequence, one genomic interval encodes:
- a CDS encoding mitochondrion organization and biogenesis-related protein, putative, whose protein sequence is MSFVFPSWSTAFSPAFHEDAKAMLEGALNKGDKPPVIQGKIEVVELHMGEQPPTLTLLEIGDLSIDRFRGILRLGYQGDAWLEVRCRVQANPLSHNPHLTFSTLPLSTPLLASQPLLVPMTLRLSKLHLRAILILVVSASKGITLVFKNDPLQNVDVSSTFDSVEVIRGYLQQEIEGQLREMFREHLPGIIHRLSQKWFSGSGVGGKVEMPYRDMSPVPSYAPINEEVEEEENEENHGTSPGNEESFPPRHIGPGGITLPLNNSVSQLAALSYSAHTLSPYARGHEHIAVRSFPYLGKSGAGTGSSGRASLASSSVGEGDIKAKRKRIFRIGKSKEADEKSEA, encoded by the exons ATGtccttcgtcttccccTCCTGGTCCACTGCCTTCTCGCCCGCCTTCCATGAAGATGCAAAGGCAATGCTGGAGGGCGCCCTTAACAAG GGAGACAAGCCCCCGGTTATTCAGGGAAAGATTGAAGTGGTCGAGCTTCACATGGGAGAGCAG CCGCCAACCCTCACTCTTCTTGAAATAGGAGATCTTTCTATCGACCGATTTCGCGGTATTCTGCGTTTAGGGTACCAAGGTGATGCCTGGCTCGAAGTACGGTGTCGAGTTCAAGCCAATCCACTTTCACATAATCCCCATCTTACATTTTCAACACTTCCTCTATCTACACCACTACTCGCTTCTCAGCCACTCCTTGTCCCTATGACGCTCCGTCTATCCAAATTACATCTTCGAGCCATTCTCATTCTGGTCGTCTCCGCTTCAAAAGGGATTACTCTTGTGTTCAAGAATGATCCTTTACAAAACGTGGATGTCAGTTCGACATTTGATTCAGTCGAGGTCATTAGAGGGTATCTGCAGCAAGAAATTGAAGGGCAGCTGAGAGAGATGTTTAGAGAACACTTACCCGGAATCATACATCGACTAAGTCAAAAATGGTTTTCTGGGAGCGGTGTGGGCGGTAAAGTGGAGATGCCTTACCGGGATATGTCTCCTGTACCTAGCTATGCGCCCATCAACGAGGAAgtcgaggaggaggagaacgAAGAGAATCACGGTACTTCCCCCGGTAATGAAGagtctttccctcctcgccaTATCGGGCCTGGAGGCATCACCCTCCCCCTCAACAACTCCGTCTCGCAGCTTGCCGCCCTTTCATATTCTGCTCACACATTGTCTCCTTATGCGCGAGGACATGAACATATAGCTGTGAGATCATTCCCTTACCTTGGGAAGAGCGGGGCGGGCACAGGCAGCAGTGGGCGAGCGAGTCTGGCGAGCAGTAGCgttggggaaggagacaTAAAAGctaagagaaagaggatatTCAGAATAGGAAAAAGTAAAGAGGCGGACGAGAAGTCTGAGGCATAG
- a CDS encoding pre-mRNA splicing factor, putative yields MSARSPRGPATEDEFSHQIAIEMSRIMNQVNPNDLLGKRIVDIAKGNRTGDAFLRAVSTFGQFPSEPMLSLHTRILAHLSVLQGQNQSGARRRSEHSPPRMLGGRPVGENVEGMDHDDTDTLAPEPVRKGGLRRADNAPKFKAPATARPSLLGLDKLAAEKRAAAAATADRNGPPSKKARKDEGNEDDEQSGGVFKVPTIPIRRDNVRVRPEETPSRGSGLSEEARARLEARRRERNQPSTGISASTADREHSREGLGDFQRRANRDRWNERGGEREPGQGEYSRDGRGGGNDWGRRQNGRDGKPWNAAPTPRTSRADRDFDGGSARIPNRGWDETPRGSRGPGGWGKGERTSRGWDQTPRSARESPEGGGLDLNAKEWEEEQVKLDRDWYSYDDEGAVAADDDHNPFSQWENLERAKEEELQAKAVKRQTARQAQFNADNDLWETNRMQTSGVLQRGGVDDDFDDDSDSKVHVLVHDLKPPFLDGTVAYTKQLDPINPVKDGTSDMALFSKKGSALVRERRERQEREKAAAKAASIAGTTLGNLMGVKDEPDLGQEGQKDGVTENYKADSQFSSHLKKSEGVSNFAKSRTLKEQREYLPAFAVREELMGMIRDHQVLVVVGETGSGKTTQLGQFLYEDGYCANGMIGCTQPRRVAAMSVAKRVSEEMECTLGETVGYAIRFEDCTSKDTKIKFMTDGVLLRESLNEGDLDRYSVIILDEAHERSLSTDILMGLLRKILTRRRDLKLIVTSATMNAEKFSQFFGNAATYTIPGRTFPVEIFHSKSPCEDYVDSAIKQVLQIHLSSSQGDILVFMTGQEDIECCCQVIEERLSQLDDPPPLAVLPIYSQMPADLQAKIFQPTPDGRRKVVVATNIAETSLTVDGILYVVDCGYSKLKVYNPKVGMDALQITPISQANCGQRAGRAGRTGPGFCYRLYTETAYLNELFASNIPEIQRTNLANTVLLLKSLGVKNLLEFDFMDPPPQENILNSMYQLWVLGALDNVGNLTSIGRKMSDFPMEPSLAKMLIVSVDYQCSSEMLTIVSMLSVPSVFYRPPQRAEESDAAREKFFVPESDHLTLLHVYTQWKSNGYSDSWCMKHFLHPKLMRKAREVRGQLEDIMKQQKMDLLSVGTDWDIVRKCITAGYFHQAARVKGIGEYMNIRTGLPCVLHPTSALYGLGYMPDYVVYHELVLTSKQYMMCVTSVDPYWLADLGSVFFSIREKNFDALARARANRDFSKKTEMEAEMARQREEMERAKAEKIKKEAVAKTPRIGGVGVAYTPKSAGIGAGARSSATPRRRAGGI; encoded by the exons ATGTCCGCCAGGTCACCAAGAGGTCCAGCAACCGAAGATGAATTTTCACACCAAATTGCTATCGAG ATGTCCCGAATCATGAACCAGGTCAACCCAAATGACCTCCTTGGTAAACGAATAGTGGATATCGCAAAAGGCAACCGTACTGGCGATGCATTTCTTAGAG CTGTTTCGACATTCGGCCAGTTTCCTAGTGAACCTATGCTATCTCTTCACACTCGTATTCTCGCCCACCTTTCAGTTCTCCAGGGCCAAAACCAGTCAGGCGCTCGTAGACGATCTGAGCATTCCCCACCTAGGATGCTTGGTGGTCGACCCGTTGGAGAAAATGTGGAGGGCATGGATCACGACGACACCGATACATTAGCGCCCGAGCCTGTAAGGAAAGGTGGCTTAAGAAGAGCTGATAAC GCACCGAAATTTAAGGCTCCCGCTACAGCTCGACCGTCACTACTGGGACTGGACAAGTTAGCCGCTGAGAAACGTGCAGCAGCGGCCGCCACTGCAGACAGAAATGGTCCGCCGTCCAAAAAGGCTcgaaaagatgaaggaaatgaagatgacgaacAATCAGGCGGTGTCTTCAAAG TGCCCACCATTCCGATTCGAAGGGATAATGTCCGGGTGCGACCCGAGGAAACACCCAGTCGAGGATCTGGCCTGTCAGAAGAGGCTCGCGCTCGGCTCGAAGCTCGTCGTAGGGAACGCAATCAACCTAGTACGGGCATTAGCGCGAGCACTGCCGATCGCGAGCATTCAAGGGAGGGCCTAGGGGATTTCCAGAGGAGGGCGAACAGAGATAGATGGAATGAACGAggtggggagagagagCCAGGACAGGGAGAATACAGTAGAGATGGACGGGGAGGCGGGAATGACTGGGGCAGAAGACAAAATGGTCGAGACGGCAAACCGTGGAATGCAGCACCGACACCTCGCACCTCTCGTGCAGACAGAGATTTTGATGGTGGTAGTGCCCGTATCCCCAATCGGGGCTGGGACGAAACTCCACGCGGATCGCGCGGTCCAGGCGGATGGGGCAAAGGGGAACGCACATCCAGAGGTTGGGACCAGACTCCGAGATCGGCTAGAGAATCACCGGAAGGGGGCGGGTTGGATCTCAACGCTaaagaatgggaagaagagcaagtcAAGCTGGATCGAGACTGGTATAGttacgatgatgaaggggCAGTG GCCGCAGATGACGATCATAATCCGTTCTCACAATGGGAGAATTTGGAAAGagcaaaagaggaagaactgCAAGCTAAGGCTGTCAAACGTCAGACTGCCCGTCAAGCTCAATTT AATGCGGATAACGACCTTTGGGAAACTAACCGAATGCAAACATCCGGTGTTCTCCAAAGAGGAGGTGTTGACGACGACTTTGACGATGACTCTGATTCCAAAGTTCATGTTTTAGTGCATGACCTCAAACCTCCCTTTCTGGATGGTACTGTGGCATATACAAAGCAACTTGACCCCATTAATCCTGTTAAGGATGGCACAAGTGACATGGCTCTCTTCTCTAAGAAAGGAAGCGCTTTGGtaagggagagaagggaaaggcaggagagggagaag GCTGCGGCAAAAGCAGCGTCGATCGCAGGTACCACCCTTGGTAACCTCATGGGTGTCAAGGACGAACCAGATCTCGGTCAAG AGGGTCAGAAAGATGGCGTGACTGAGAATTACAAAGCTGATTCACAATTTTCGAGTCATCTCAAGAAATCGGAAGGTGTCTCCAACTTTGCAAAGAGTCGTACTTTGAAAGAGCAGCGAGAATATTTGCCGGCCTTTGCGGTACGAGAAGAGTTAATGGGAATGATACGAGATCACCAAG TGCTTGTTGTCGTTGGAGAGACCGGGTCAGGCAAAACAACTCAGCTGGGACAGTTTTTGTATGAGGACGGGTATTGCGCGAACGGAATGATTGGGTGCACCCAACCACGTCGTGTAGCTGCCATGTCTGTGGCCAAGCGTGTCAGCGAAGAAATGGAG TGTACCCTAGGTGAAACCGTTGGCTACGCTATCCGTTTCGAAGACTGTACATCCAAAGATACAAAGATTAAGT TTATGACAGATGGTGTCTTGCTTCGAGAGTCATTGAATGAAGGCGATTTGGATCGATATAGtgtcatcatccttgatGAAGCACACGAACGATCATTGAGTACAGATATCCTGATGGGTCTTTTGCGAAAAA TTCTTACCCGCCGACGTGATCTGAAACTCATCGTTACCTCAGCTACCATGAATGCCGAAAAG TTCTCTCAATTTTTTGGTAACGCTGCCACTTACACTATCCCTGGTCGTACCTTCCCCGTTGAGATCTTCCATTCCAAGTCACCTTGCGAAGATTACGTTGATAGCGCCATTAAGCAAGtcctccaaatccaccTGTCAAGTTCGCAGGGAGATATTTTGGTTTTCATGACAGGTCAAGAGGATATTGAATGTTGCTGCCAAGTCATTGAAG AACGACTGTCTCAACTTGATGATCCCCCGCCTTTGGCTGTGTTACCAATCTACTCTCAAATGCCAGCGGACTTGCAAGCGAAGATCTTTCAGCCAACCCCAGATGGTCGACGCAAGGTCGTTGTTGCTACCAACATCGCGGAGACTTCCCTTACAG TTGACGGCATCCTATATGTTGTCGACTGCGGATACTCGAAGCTCAAGGTATACAATCCCAAGGTTGGAATGGATGCTTTGCAAATCACGCCTATTAGTCAAGCCAACTGTGGCCAACGTGCTGGTCGTGCTGGTCGTACAGGTCCTGG TTTTTGTTACCGGTTGTATACTGAGACGGCATATCTCAACGAGCTATTTGCTAGCAACATCCCTGAAATCCAGAGGACCAACTTGGCAAACACCGTTCTACTTCTCAAGTCGTTGGGTGTCAAAAATTTACTGGAGTTTGATTTTATggatcctcctcctcag GAAAACATCCTTAACTCAATGTACCAGCTCTGGGTATTGGGCGCTTTAGATAATGTGGGCAACTTGACCTCTATCGGTCGCAAAATGTCCGATTTCCCAATGGAACCATCCCTCGCCAAGATGCTCATTGTCTCCGTTGACTATCAATGTTCCTCTGAGATGCTCACCATCGTGTCAATGTTATCTGTGCCATCAGTGTTTTACAGACCTCCTCAaagagcagaagagagcGACGCCGCCAGGGAAAAATTCTTTGTGCCTGAAAGCGACCATCTGACGCTGTTACACGTTTATACCCAGTGGAAGAGCAATGG ATATAGCGATTCTTGGTGCATGAAACATTTCTTGCACCCGAAACTCATGAGAAAGGCCCGAGAAGTGCGAGGACAGTTGGAAGACATTATGAAACAGCAAAAAATGGACCTTTTGTCAGTAGGAACGGATTGGGATATCGTCAG AAAATGTATTACTGCTGGTTACTTCCATCAGGCGGCGAGAGTCAAAGGCATTGGGGAGTATATGAACATTCGAACAGGA CTGCCTTGTGTTCTTCACCCAACTTCTGCATTGTATGGTCTTGGTT ATATGCCTGACTATGTTGTGTATCATGAGCTTGTATTAACATCCAAAC AATACATGATGTGTGTTACCTCGGTTGATCCCTATTGGCTTGCCGACCTCGGTAgtgtcttcttttcaattAGAGAGAAAAACTTTGATGCTTTGGCTCGCGCACGAGCAAACAGAGACTTCAGCAAGAAAACAGAGATGGAAGCTGAGATGGCCAGACAGCGAGAGGA GATGGAACGAGCGAAAGCtgagaagatcaagaaggaagcagtGGCAAAGACTCCCAGAATTGGCGGTGTTGGAGTAGCATATACGCCGAAAAGTGCAGGTATTGGTGCGGGTGCGAGGTCATCTGCAACACCGAGAAGACGAGCAGGAGGCATTTAA
- a CDS encoding la ribonucleoprotein, putative — MSAEQAVASIPEESKEVELGPLPTVEGKSEDEVKELLTKAAKQVRFYFSDSNLPVDKYFFSLTCCNAEGWVPIKTISTFKRMKDFQSLGVPFVAYALRLSIKEDGNDPLVAVSEDGENVRRKRPLEKNTTAWDRSVYIKGFGEEETEANTQEKIEAYCDQFGKINAVRMRRGDIEGKGAAGKGKGQFKGSVFVEFAYEADAKKFAEQESIPKFTPDGPEMTFMSKDAYVKMKAKEKGIPEGDINRGGQSKSKPEGKFNAFREMERAKHGQLPSLAKIPDGVAIVGSRPEMKNLKAGENKKKRSREDDDEEREGKEARTDEPEPLVIEYNGASLECDRHTGKVLDRSKVAFEINSAVKFINHGENPDWKDLKAQVSNVIASPFLAFPPGSSSGTIAKSDNSVINDEEFEKLKEAKMTFGGAEVEWARMAEEEHRDFWYTRACFKGKQAAQALNEKEEKEKRGRGGRGGRGGGRGGRGRGGRGGRGGRGGKGGRGGRDGRDGKEDNSAGFPPKLATGEQ, encoded by the exons ATGTCTGCAGAACAAGCCGTTGCTTCCATCCCTGAAGAGTCCAAAGAGGTCGAACTGGGCCCCCTCCCCACTGTCGAGGGAAAGTCTGAAGATGAGGTCAAGGAGCTCCTCACTAAGGCTGCTAAACAAG TCCGATTCTACTTCTCCGACTCCAACTTGCCCGTAGACAAgtacttcttctccctcaccTGCTGCAATGCAGAGGGATGGGTCCCCATTAAGACCATCAGCACTTTCAAGCGAATGAAGGACTTCCAGTCTCTTGGAGTTCCGTTCGTTGCCTACGCTTTGCGTTTATCCATCAAGGAGGATGGTAACGACCCTCTCGTTGCTGTTAGTGAAGACGGTGAGAAcgtgaggaggaagaggcctttggagaagaacaCCACCGCTTGGGATCGATCAGTGTACATT AAAGGCTTCGGTGAGGAGGAAACAGAGGCAAACACCCAGGAAAAGATTGAGGCGTACTGTGATCAGTTTGGCAAGATCAATGCTGTCCGCATGAGACGAGGAGATATTGAGGGCAAGGGAGCTGCaggcaagggcaagggccAATTCAAG GGATCCGTCTTCGTTGAGTTCGCCTACGAGGCTGATGCCAAAAAGTTTGCCGAGCAAGAAAGCATTCCCAAATTCACCCCTGACGGTCCTGAAATGACTTTTATGTCCAA GGATGCTTATGTCAAGATGAAGGCTAAGGAGAAGGGTATTCCCGAAGGTGACATCAACCGTGGAGGCCAGAGTAAATCCAAGCCTGAAGGCAAGTTCAACGCTTTTAGAGAAATGGAGAGGGCCAAGCACGGTcaacttccttctttggcTAAGATCCCCGATGGTGTTGCTATTGTTGGTTCGAGACCTGAGATGAAGAACTTGAAGGCCGGagagaacaaaaagaagaggtctagagaggatgatgacgaagagcgagaaggcaaggaggcCAGGACTGATGAGCCCGAGCCCCTCGTGATTGAGTACAATGGCGCTTCCCTCGAGTGTGACCGTCACACTGGTAAGGTGCTGGATCGCTCCAAGGTCGCCTTTGAAATCAACTCTGCTGTGAAGTTTATCAACCACGGTGAGAACCCTGATTGGAAGGATCTCAAG GCCCAAGTTAGCAATGTCATTgcctctcctttcctcgcTTTCCCCCCtggatcttcttctggtaCCATCGCCAAGAGTGATAACTCCGTCATCAACGACgaagagtttgagaagCTCAAAGAGGCTAAGATGACTTTCGGTGGAGCTGAGGTTGAATGGGCCCGTATGGCAG aggaggagcacCGCGATTTTTGGTACACCCGAGCATGCTTCAAGGGCAAGCAGGCCGCACAGGCTTTGaacgagaaggaagagaaggaaaagcgAGGACGTGGTGGACGCGGTGGTCGTGGCGGTGGTCGTGGAGGCCGAGGTCGAGGTGGCCGGGGCGGTCGTGGCGGTCGAGGAGGCAAGGGCGGGCGAGGCGGTCGTGACGGTCgcgatggaaaggaagataACTCGGCTGGTTTTCCTCCTAAGCTTGCCACCGGCGAGCAATAG